In one Fodinicola acaciae genomic region, the following are encoded:
- a CDS encoding amidohydrolase family protein, whose product MSDPLLAAMRSGRPLDGVDVIDAHAHLGPYSLFFIPDADARTMVDVMDRTGVRMTVLSSHRAIQYDAHSGNSETLRAVDRFPDRIAGYAVVNPWQQPDRELRRLAAEPRFVGVKLHPDLHEYPLTGALYQPVWEYAAQSGRPVLTHTWHTSAYDDPEAIDAVLARHPGVRLILGHSGVSPAGMAASLAVVRRHPSTYLEICGSSMTGTLVRWLVEQAGADRVLFGSDFPFIDLRFSLGRVIGAGLPAAEAAAVLGGNAAALFGRPPRRAQTLVGTGECRD is encoded by the coding sequence ATGAGCGACCCGTTGCTGGCCGCCATGCGCTCGGGCAGACCGCTGGACGGCGTCGACGTCATCGACGCGCACGCGCACCTCGGACCGTACAGCCTGTTCTTCATCCCGGACGCCGACGCGCGCACCATGGTGGACGTCATGGACCGCACGGGCGTACGCATGACGGTCCTGTCGTCGCACCGAGCGATCCAGTACGACGCACACAGCGGCAACTCCGAGACCCTGCGAGCCGTCGACCGGTTTCCGGACCGGATCGCCGGCTACGCGGTGGTCAACCCGTGGCAGCAACCCGATCGTGAGCTGCGCCGGCTCGCCGCCGAGCCCCGGTTCGTCGGCGTCAAACTGCATCCTGACCTGCACGAATATCCGCTCACCGGTGCGCTCTACCAACCCGTGTGGGAATACGCGGCGCAGTCCGGCCGGCCGGTTCTGACGCACACCTGGCACACGTCCGCGTACGACGATCCAGAGGCGATCGACGCCGTGCTGGCGCGTCATCCCGGCGTACGGCTGATCCTCGGCCACAGTGGGGTGAGTCCGGCGGGGATGGCCGCGTCGCTCGCGGTGGTCCGCCGGCACCCGAGCACCTACCTGGAGATCTGCGGATCGTCGATGACCGGCACGCTCGTACGCTGGCTGGTCGAGCAGGCCGGCGCCGACCGCGTGCTGTTCGGCTCCGACTTTCCGTTCATCGACCTGCGGTTCTCGCTCGGCCGCGTGATCGGCGCCGGACTGCCGGCGGCCGAGGCGGCGGCGGTGCTCGGCGGCAACGCGGCGGCCCTCTTCGGCCGGCCGCCACGCCGTGCGCAGACGTTGGTCGGAACAGGAGAGTGCCGTGACTGA
- a CDS encoding amidohydrolase family protein: MTELIDVHASFGAYPRAYVTGQSPEGLAADMRRLGIAAAVVGSTASVWHDPANGNAEALTVAGMAGMHPCVTILPPTPEESVDLKGATAARMYPVTHDFDPLDPAMDPLYEQLVARGLPLTVGLPDIGWPTLDALAGRWPRLPVIVSAIGYRALRRLAAVFRRRPNLHADLVNFASHEGLEWFVRHFGAERLLFGTGTPVRDPAEAVARLMWSGLSDADRALVGHGNARRLFRGLA; this comes from the coding sequence CGGCGCGTATCCGCGCGCGTACGTGACCGGCCAGAGTCCGGAGGGCCTGGCCGCGGACATGCGCCGGCTCGGCATCGCCGCCGCCGTCGTCGGCTCGACCGCGTCGGTCTGGCACGACCCGGCCAACGGCAACGCCGAGGCGCTGACCGTCGCCGGCATGGCCGGCATGCATCCGTGCGTGACCATCCTGCCGCCGACACCGGAGGAAAGCGTCGACCTGAAGGGCGCGACGGCCGCCCGCATGTATCCGGTGACACACGACTTCGACCCGCTCGACCCAGCCATGGATCCGTTGTACGAGCAGCTGGTCGCGCGCGGCCTGCCGCTGACCGTCGGGCTGCCGGACATCGGCTGGCCGACGCTCGACGCGCTCGCCGGCCGCTGGCCGCGGCTGCCGGTGATCGTCTCGGCCATCGGCTATCGCGCACTACGCCGGCTTGCGGCGGTGTTCCGGCGCCGGCCGAATCTGCACGCCGACCTGGTCAACTTCGCCAGCCACGAAGGCCTGGAGTGGTTCGTCCGGCACTTCGGCGCCGAGCGGCTGTTGTTCGGCACCGGCACACCGGTCCGCGACCCGGCCGAGGCAGTCGCGCGGCTGATGTGGTCGGGGCTCAGCGACGCCGACCGCGCGCTGGTCGGACACGGCAACGCGCGACGACTGTTCCGGGGACTGGCATGA